In the Scyliorhinus canicula chromosome 23, sScyCan1.1, whole genome shotgun sequence genome, one interval contains:
- the LOC119956600 gene encoding somatostatin receptor type 5-like — MEKPLSYLATASASPRFYSVPTLSIENISGNSTLEPASMRSGRVVLIPAIYFTVCIIGLSGNTLIIHVILHYAKMESVTNLYILNLAIADELFMLGLPFLAIQHALSYWPFGSLMCRLVMTVDGINQFTSIFCLTVMSIDRYFAVVHPVKSIRWRKPHVAKIINAMVWAISFVVVLPVVIFSDVKAGMHTCNINWPEPIIIWSTAFIIYTATLGFFAPLLVICLCYLLIVIKVKSSGKKVRANSTKRKKSERRVTWMVVIVVAAFVFCWLPFYVMNIVNLVSTMPSEPALVGLYFFVVVLSYANSCANPIIYGFLSDNFKQGFRKVLCRTTRKVDDKNPGSRGTTSTYMEMRHINNIAQNAQAQENLLAGSSEQKIPNEILPNSTQNGTLEISDL; from the coding sequence ATGGAGAAACCTTTATCCTACCTTGCGACAGCTTCGGCAAGTCCCAGATTTTACAGCGTGCCAACACTTTCCATTGAAAACATATCCGGTAACAGCACCTTGGAGCCGGCTAGCATGCGCAGCGGGCGCGTCGTGCTGATTCCCGCCATTTATTTCACCGTGTGCATCATCGGGCTGAGTGGGAACACCCTCATCATTCACGTCATCCTCCACTACGCCAAAATGGAGTCAGTCACCAACCTCTACATTTTGAACCTCGCCATCGCTGACGAGCTCTTCATGCTGGGCCTGCCCTTCCTGGCCATCCAGCACGCCTTGTCCTACTGGCCTTTTGGCTCGTTAATGTGCCGATTGGTCATGACGGTGGACGGGATCAACCAGTTCACCAGCATCTTCTGCCTCACCGTGATGAGCATCGACCGATACTTTGCCGTGGTGCACCCTGTTAAGTCCATCAGGTGGCGCAAACCCCACGTGGCCAAGATCATCAACGCCATGGTCTGGGCTATCTCCTTCGTGGTGGTCCTTCCAGTTGTCATCTTCTCGGATGTGAAGGCTGGCATGCACACCTGCAACATCAATTGGCCCGAGCCCATTATCATCTGGTCCACGGCATTCATCATTTACACGGCCACCCTAGGCTTCTTTGCCCCTCTGCTGGTCATTTGCCTCTGCTACCTTCTCATTGTGATCAAGGTGAAATCCTCAGGCAAGAAGGTGAGGGCCAATTCCACCAAGAGGAAGAAATCCGAGCGGCGGGTGACCTGGATGGTGGTCATCGTGGTGGCCGCCTTCGTCTTCTGCTGGCTCCCTTTCTACGTCATGAACATAGTCAACCTCGTGTCCACCATGCCCTCGGAGCCCGCCCTGGTGGGCCTCTACTTCTTCGTGGTGGTGCTGTCGTACGCCAACAGCTGCGCCAACCCCATCATCTACGGCTTCCTCTCGGACAACTTCAAGCAAGGCTTCCGCAAGGTCCTGTGCCGGACCACCAGGAAGGTGGACGACAAGAACCCGGGCAGCAGAGGGACGACCAGCACCTACATGGAGATGCGGCACATCAACAACATTGCCCAGAATGCCCAGGCGCAAGAGAACCTGCTGGCTGGCAGCTCGGAGCAGAAGATACCCAATGAAATCTTACCCAACTCAACCCAAAACGGGACACTGGAGATCAGCGACTTGTAA